From one Misgurnus anguillicaudatus chromosome 2, ASM2758022v2, whole genome shotgun sequence genomic stretch:
- the rabgap1l2 gene encoding rab GTPase-activating protein 1-like, with protein MGTHLSYGCDNTLPPPSECVIETVVPLCVSQVHDETWTLRCPPPPIPDRFSYVLFVLRSPLFYPAVKMMEEVSIAVAYDAYIIDQMSEEEILASLVAESLPKQVVSSIKPKIRDNQDKPDDPLDRFLRENRKLHEASLRLEQENDDLAQKLVSSKIALRAALDQTEDQVEELRNELLKTKQVLKMTEEQKRGKEEEASQLKEMFRKELEKAESDIKRSNNIIAEYKQICSHLNAKLEKQKSQTDEELAVIKSKMQECPQCSRIFSSDGSVQLFVKCDESSAQNEVQASHRQQVQELERELAQTKLQMVESECKIQELEHQNAVLQSELQAAKNTWLSKTLGSIRTATSNHQSSSQTDPVWSYTHNPQSNWVTRRLSWAHREERAAKV; from the exons ATGGGGACACACTTGTCATATGGATGTGATAACACACTCCCACCTCCGAGTGAATGTGTAATAGAGACAGTTGTGCCTTTGTGTGTTTCGCAGGTTCACGACGAAACCTGGACACTGAGATGTCCCCCTCCTCCAAT TCCAGACAGGTTCAGCTACGTCCTCTTCGTTTTGAGATCACCTCTGTTCTATCCAGCTGTCAAAATGATGGAAGAAGTGTCTATTGCGGTTGCGTACGATGCTTATATTATCGATCAAATGTCAGAGGAGGAAATCTTGGCTAGTCTGGTGGCGGAGTCCCTACCAAAACAAGTG GTGTCATCTATAAAGCCAAAAATAAGAGATAACCAAGATAAGCCAGACGATCCACTTGACAGATTTCTG AGAGAAAACCGTAAACTTCATGAAGCCAGTTTGCGCCTGGAGCAGGAGAATGATGACCTTGCACAAAAACTCGTCTCCAGCAAGATTGCCCTGAGGGCTGCGCTAGACCAG ACGGAGGATCAGGTGGAGGAGTTAAGAAACGAGCTTTTAAAAACCAAACAAGTGCTGAAGATGACAGAGGAACAGAAGAGGGGGAAAGAGGAGGAAGCTTCACAG CTGAAGGAAATGTTTAGGAAAGAGTTGGAAAAAGCTGAATCGGATATAAAGAGATCAAATAACATCATCGCTGAATACAAGCAG ATTTGCTCTCACTTGAACGCTAAACTTGAAAAGCAAAAAAGTCAAACCGATGAGGAGCTGGCTGTTATTAAG AGTAAGATGCAGGAGTGTCCGCAGTGCAGTCGGATCTTTAGTAGTGATGGATCCGTTCAGTTGTTTGTGAAGTGTGATGAGAGCTCAGCTCAGAATGAAGTTCAGGCTTCTCACAGACAGCAGGTTCAGGAGTTAGAGAGAGAGTTAGCACAGACCAAACTACAGATGGTGGAGTCTGAATGCAAGATCCAG GAGTTGGAGCACCAGAATGCGGTTTTGCAAAGTGAACTTCAGGCTGCTAAAAACACCTGGCTCAGCAAAACTCTGGGCTCCATCAGGACGGCTACCAGCAACCATCAGAGCTCCTCTCAAACAGACCCTGTGTGGAGTTACACACATAATCCTCAGTCCAACTGGGTCACCAGAAGACTCTCCTGGGCACATCGAGAAGAACGAGCCGCCAAAGTATGA
- the fam163aa gene encoding protein FAM163A: MTAGTVVITGGILATVILLCIIAVLCYCRLQYYCCKKNDSEGEAGSVGDSQPQFACNACSAPGVDGAAVTPLTLPYDPATPHNFCPTCSPHYLRGMDEMRNGGERLSYMPAHYENHGATALGLAAMYGPMLSQRSTPDFYTNTRAISTDV; encoded by the exons ATGACAGCTGGAACTGTTGTCATAACCGGAGGAATTCTCGCAACAGTGATACTTCTTTGTATCATTGCAGTGCTTTGTTACTGTAGACTCCAG TATTACTGCTGTAAGAAGAATGATTCTGAAGGAGAGGCGGGCTCAGTCGGAGATTCTCAGCCGCAGTTTGCCTGCAACGCATGCAGCGCCCCAGGGGTGGATGGGGCGGCCGTCACCCCTCTCACCCTGCCCTACGACCCTGCTACACCGCACAACTTCTGCCCCACCTGTTCACCCCACTACCTCCGTGGCATGGATGAGATGCGTAACGGTGGCGAACGCCTGTCCTACATGCCCGCTCATTACGAGAATCATGGCGCTACCGCCCTTGGTCTGGCCGCCATGTACGGCCCCATGCTGAGCCAGCGCAGTACGCCGGACTTTTACACCAACACACGAGCCATCAGCACTGACGTCTGA